A genome region from Brienomyrus brachyistius isolate T26 chromosome 23, BBRACH_0.4, whole genome shotgun sequence includes the following:
- the tent4a gene encoding terminal nucleotidyltransferase 4A, with product MDPRVAWIQPEQKGPATALWMQAWENSSQDARVLSSRHLPQHHHHHLHHHYHNYHHQRLCVNSPALDSGSAGHPTAASPHAAKACSGSGRRLPKAGSVSSSSSAESGAESPSSERSGSGTLGDPFAGDSCTHRRPHPAANVNHRRYQHHPGRRKSDNRASTYGINYLLSAWSDGGGVGSGTPWKRRRYSPGVNGLHEEIVDFYHFMSPRREEAAMRKEVVSRIEAVIKELWPTADVQIFGSFSTGLYLPTSDIDLVVFGTWERPPLQQLEQALRRRNVAVPYSIKVLDKATVPIIKLTDQETEVKVDISFNVETGVKAAWFIKDYVKRYTVLPYLIFVLKQFLLQRDLNEVFTGGISSYSLILMVISFLQLHPRIDARNPNVNLGILLIEFFELYGRHFNYLRTGIRIRNGGAYVAKEEIMRSMIGGYRPSMLCIEDPLLPGNDVGRSSYGAMQVKQVFDYAYIVLGHAVSPLARSYPNRDSDSTLGRIIKVTQEVMDYRDWISMKWGSERSARVDGTAGPALKDPCDQAGISADEPQRDSASPQSADSPMSLSSPQQHSSASSVSSLSGSDIDSDSTPSTGPALPASCFQALTLASMPPTLHMPNGKGNFNKASMMPPGSQARGNLPQTLATHSLPTRAVCIDGVPSFLQMPPPRAPPGSGSLPNCHLNHKVSNGLRYPQKALDSPPVVHSPLLANRGNLQFPRNMWRRRKVTRDSLSR from the exons ATGGATCCGAGGGTCGCCTGGATTCAGCCCGAACAGAAGGGACCCGCGACCGCCTTGTGGATGCAAGCATGGGAGAATTCCTCCCAGGACGCCCGGGTGCTCTCCAGCCGCCACCTCccgcagcaccaccaccaccacctgcaccatcaTTACCATAACTATCACCACCAACGCCTGTGCGTCAACTCTCCTGCGCTGGACTCCGGTTCCGCCGGCCATCCCACGGCCGCCTCGCCCCACGCCGCCAAGGCGTGTTCCGGGTCGGGCAGAAGGCTGCCCAAGGCTGGTTCCGTGTCGTCCTCGTCCTCGGCGGAGTCAGGCGCGGAGAGTCCGTCTTCGGAGCGTAGCGGCAGCGGCACCCTGGGCGACCCGTTCGCCGGGGACTCGTGCACTCACCGCCGCCCACACCCGGCCGCCAACGTGAATCATCGCCGATACCAGCACCATCCGGGCCGGAGGAAAAGCGACAACCGAGCCAGCACCTACGGCATCAACTACCTGCTGTCCGCCTGGAGCGACGGCGGCGGTGTGGGCTCCGGTACCCCCTGGAAGAGGAGGAGATACAGCCCTGGGGTCAACGG ACTTCATGAGGAGATTGTGGACTTCTACCACTTCATGTCCCCACGCCGAGAAGAGGCAGCCATGCGCAAAGAGGTGGTCAGCAGGATCGAGGCGGTCATTAAGGAGCTGTGGCCCACTGCAGAT GTCCAGATATTTGGGAGCTTCAGTACGGGTCTTTATCTTCCGACAAG TGACATCGACCTGGTGGTCTTTGGGACCTGGGAGCGTCCCCCTTTGCAACAGCTGGAGCAGGCCCTGAGGCGGAGGAATGTAGCCGTGCCCTATTCCATTAAAGTGCTCGACAAAGCAACG GTGCCAATAATTAAACTGACGGATCAAGAGACCGAGGTGAAGGTGGACATCAGCTTTAACGTGGAGACAGGTGTCAAAGCCGCCTGGTTTATTAAGGACTATGTGAAG AGGTACACAGTGCTGCCTTACTTGATATTCGTGCTGAAGCAGTTTCTTCTCCAGCGGGACCTCAATGAGGTTTTCACAGGTGGCATCAGTTCCTACAGCCTCATTCTAATGGTCATCAGCTTTCTGCAG CTACACCCACGGATTGATGCCCGGAACCCTAATGTGAACCTGGGCATCCTCCTCATCGAGTTCTTCGAACTCTACGGGAGGCACTTCAACTACTTGCGGACGGGTATCCGCATCCGCAACGGCGGGGCGTACGTCGCCAAGGAGGAGATCATGAGGTCCATGATTGGTGGCTACAGGCCGTCCATGCTGTGCATCGAGGATCCTCTCCTACCAG gaaaTGACGTAGGCAGGAGCTCGTATGGCGCCATGCAGGTGAAGCAGGTCTTTGACTACGCCTACATTGTGCTGGGCCATGCTGTCTCGCCCCTCGCCCGCTCGTATCCCAACAGGGACAGCGACAG CACTTTGGGTCGCATCATCAAGGTGACCCAGGAGGTGATGGACTACAGAGACTGGATCTCCATGAAGTGGGGCAGTGAGCGCTCAGCCAGGGTAGATGGCACTG CTGGCCCTGCCCTGAAGGACCCCTGTGATCAGGCAGGCATCTCCGCGGACGAACCTCAGCGGGACTCCGCCTCCCCACAGAGCGCCGACTCCCCCATGTCACTGTCCAGCCCCCAGCAGCACTCCTCCGCCTCTTCGGTCTCCTCCCTCTCAGGAAGTGACATC GACTCGGACTCCACCCCCAGCACAGGCCCCGCCCTCCCTGCCTCCTGTTTCCAAGCTCTGACATTGGCCTCCATGCCCCCAACACTACACATGCCCAATGGGAAGGGCAATTTTAATAAGGCATCCATGATGCCCCCAGGCTCTCAG GCCAGGGGGAATTTGCCCCAGACCCTTGCCACGCATTCTCTCCCTACCAGAGCAGTCTGTATAGATGGGGTGCCATCTTTCTtacagatgcccccccccagagcGCCCCCTGGTTCCGGATCTCTTCCAAACTGCCATCTGAACCACAAG GTCTCCAACGGACTGAGGTACCCCCAGAAGGCGCTGGACAGCCCCCCGGTGGTGCacagccccctgctggccaatcgAGGGAACCTGCAATTTCCTCGTAACATGTGGCGCCGGAGGAAGGTGACACGGGACAGCCTGAGCAGATAG